In Apium graveolens cultivar Ventura chromosome 10, ASM990537v1, whole genome shotgun sequence, the following are encoded in one genomic region:
- the LOC141691589 gene encoding uncharacterized protein LOC141691589 — protein MSSDRSWMSHRDNGRGGLSDEYKRDVDSFVEFAQRIKDSDGNILCPCNECKHLLWRTGDELKMHLYRFGIIESYTRWYYHGEKSDFHNHYSMRTNQNDEDDVYDAFKMLRDLGEEQNEIEDMEEEPNEKTSQFYNMLNQASVPLYPNHEKHSKLSFIMKLLHFKNRHHCSQKGFDELLELIGSVLPDKHTLPEKYSEVKNMVSGLNMGYEKIDACENDCMLFYKTDADKLKCDICGADKYKNMKDEKKKPIAKKILRVWPVFVVVYNFPPSMCMKDPFIFMPLIIPGDRDPTKDLNVYLRPLIDELKMLWNTGVTVFDKASHSNIVMKAALLWTISDFLAYGMISGWSTHGKMSCPVCVGDVKGFQLKYGGKPGYFGTSRIFLEPGDPLRKNNKYGARETRLVKTHYSGQEMKIRCQRVKFFPHGKKAWRKPVGFGVNHNWTHMSMFWELPYWEDNLKSRKDCKHLNIRKELWIRDDGTNPHAEYALTKEKVNKLCKWLEDLELPDGCSSNIVRCSKEKKGKFKGMKSHDGHVFLQKLLLIVPRDLLPKSVGEALIELCNFFKDLCSTSLKKRDLEKMEKDIIKILCKLDLIFTPGFFDTMEHLPVHLATECKLGGPVQYRWMYPFERYLGKLKLTIKNKARVEGSMVEPYVEEELVNFCSLYFEPGVPTIHNRLQRNEAPRQNHNPHLLEAYTYPTGTIGAEKKGL, from the exons ATGTCATCGGATCGAAGTTGGATGAGCCATAGGGATAATGGTAGAGGTGGTTTATCTGATGAGTATAAAAGAGATGTTGATAGTTTTGTTGAGTTTGCGCAAAGAATAAAAGATTCTGATGGAAACATATTATGTCCTTGCAATGAGTGTAAACATTTATTGTGGAGGACTGGAGACGAGTTAAAAATGCACTTATATCGATTTGGCATTATTGAGTCGTACACAAGATGGTATTATCATGGAGAAAAATCTGATTTTCACAACCATTATTCCATGAGAACCAATCAGAATGATGAAGATGATGTGTATGATGCATTCAAAATGTTAAGGGACCTTGGAGAAGAACAAAATGAAATTGAAGATATGGAAGAAGAACCGAATGAAAAAACATCTCAGTTTTATAATATGTTGAATCAGGCCTCAGTACCGCTTTATCCTAATCATGAAAAACATTCAAAGTTGTCATTTATTATGAAGTTGCTGCATTTTAAGAATAGACATCATTGTAGTCAAAAGGGTTTTGATGAGTTACTTGAGCTGATTGGATCTGTTTTGCCCGATAAACATACTTTGCctgaaaaatacagtgaagttaAAAATATGGTAAGTGGGCTAAATATGGGGTATGAGAAGATTGATGCTTGCgagaatgattgtatgttattttatAAGACTGACGCGGACAAGTTGAAGTGTGATATTTGTGGGGCAGacaaatataaaaatatgaaAGATGAAAAAAAGAAGCCAATTGCAAAAAAGATCTTACG TGTTTGGCCTGTTTTTGTTGTTGTGTACAACTTTCCGCCATCTATGTGCATGAAAGATCCTTTTATATTTATGCCTCTTATCATTCCTGGGGACAGGGACCCGACAAAGGATCTTAATGTTTATCTCCGACCATTAATTGACGAATTAAAAATGTTGTGGAACACGGGGGTAACAGTATTCGATAAAGCATCACACTCTAATATTGTAATGAAGGCTGCACTATTATGGACTATTAGTGATTTTCTTGCATATGGCATGATTAGTGGGTGGTCAACACATGGAAAGATGTCATGCCCAGTCTGTGTTGGGGATGTAAAAGGGTTTCAACTGAAGTACGGAGGAAAGCCTGGTTATTTTGGCACGTCTAGAATTTTTTTAGAGCCTGGTGATCCTTTGAGAAAGAATAATAAATATGGTGCAAGAGAAACGAGATTAGTTAAAACTCATTACTCCGGTCAGGAGATGAAGATACGTTGTCAACGTGTTAAATTCTTTCCACACGGGAAAAAAGCTTGGCGCAAACCTGTTGGTTTTGGGGTAAACCATAATTGGACTCATATGTCTATGTTCTGGGAGCTTCCTTACTGGGAG GACAACCTTAAATCAAGAAAGGATTGCAAACATTTAAATATACGAAAGGAGTTATGGATTCGAGATGATGGTACAAATCCACATGCAGAATATGCTCTTACAAAGGAAAAAGTCAATAAATTATGTAAATGGCTCGAAGATTTAGAACTTCCAGATGGTTGTAGCTCGAACATAGTTCGGTGTAGCAAGGAGAAAAAAGGAAAATTTAAAGGTATGAAATCTCATGATGGTCATGTATTTCTACAAAAACTTTTGCTTATTGTTCCTCGTGACCTTCTTCCTAAGTCGGTTGGTGAAGCTCTTATTGAGTTATGCAATTTTTTCAAAGATTTATGCTCTACATCGTTGAAGAAACGGGATCTTGAAAAGATGGAGAAGGATATCATAAAGATATTATGTAAACTTGATTTGATCTTTACTCCTGGTTTCTTTGATACAATGGAGCATTTACCTGTTCACTTAGCAACAGAGTGTAAGCTCGGTGGCCCGGTCCAATATCGGTGGATGTATCCATTCGAAAGATACTTGGGTAAGTTGAAGCTAACAATAAAAAACAAAGCCCGTGTGGAGGGCTCAATGGTGGAACCCTATGTCGAAGAGGAGCTTGTAAATTTTTGCTCACTTTACTTTGAGCCGGGTGTGCCAACTATACATAATCGGTTACAACGTAATGAGGCACCACGTCAAAATCATAATCCGCATTTATTAGAAGCTTATACATATCCAACGGGTACTATTGGAGCAGAGAAAAAAGGGCTTTAA